The following DNA comes from Brienomyrus brachyistius isolate T26 chromosome 16, BBRACH_0.4, whole genome shotgun sequence.
TCCTGCGCTGGGTAAAATCCCGGTTGGGAATGAAGGGTTTGTTCAGTCTTGTTGGTATGGTAACATATACACGACCGCTTAGTCAAACTCTGAGGCACGCTTTAAAACCAGCGTTCGGTGGTGCATTCAAGGTGCGACAAAGCAAGGTCGGATACCAAAAGAAACCAAGCGTCGGGCAgcgttaaataataataataaaacacttATTTTGATTGTAGTCGAAATCATAAGAACAACATTCTTGATAGGCCTACTCCCTGTTTTGCCATAGACGCGCCCTGAATAACTATAAACGCTTACGCTTGTCCTTAAAGGCTCGTCCTTTTAAAATGCTTCAGAAATATTTAGTTCCACGGCGTCGTGTGCAAATCATCAGTATAAATAGTCTTTCAACTCAAAAACACGACAGAATGTAGCCGAGTCATACTATTCTGTTAGACCGACAGAACATATTACGAAATACTTCCAGCGATATTTAAGCAACTGAAATGAGCAATTTTAGCATAAGGTATGGATTTGCAAAAACTCAGCAAGCATTAAATACATAATTCTGTGACATAAAACGTATGAATATTTCCACAACATTTATTCGTTCTTAATTCGTGCatataatagcaataataataataataataataataataataataataataataacaacaacaataataataataataataataataataataatagaattttgtaaataaaacaaaaaacaaaaaaaacgctTTATACCGTACTGCAACCCTAACTACAAGAGAAACGGATTGCATATGAATGCCATGCATTTAGTTCTTCTAGACTAATACTGCACTGTGGAAAATAACGTAGAACAGCTTGGAAATGTCATCAAAGCCTCAGGACCCACCATGCACATTCGCGTGATCCGACATCGAACGTACCAACGTGATCTCGCGTGCTAACATCGCGAGcgcaaaaagcatttaaaatcaTTCCCAATTATAAACCACTGACATATGATTTGCTGCACGCAGCATGTATTGCTGTACAtcattttttaattacgttggtttcttaataaatatatttgcaataaatgagttagcacaaatATCAAGGACAAATATTGAATATTTATAAAAGTAACTTTTTCCAAGTAACAAATTTCGCAATTATTATTGTTGCTATCATTATCGCTTATTATACTATCACAGGCGATTACACGGGATTATCGGTTTTCAGTTTCGGATCCCACTTTTTAGGAAGCATGACCCAAATAGCACAAGTTTAAGGCAAGATACAACCAAGCTGGACCTTTTAGAAACTTTACTTACACACAACAATTCAGCGACAAATACAAATCTCACTGTAAGTGTGGGGCATCGCAACCCTGGAAGTGCAAGACAATAACTCTACCTCATAaactgctattattattattattattgttgttgttgttgttactgtcattattattattattcatgataaaataataataagaataataataataggccgATAATTTTACTGCGAATATATACTTTTAAGACTTTTTCTCATTGCATTCTTCATTACAATGGAAATCATTTTCTTCTGTTCCACAGCAAAATTGCCCTAGAGAGCAGCTTCAACTGCGCTTCGAAAACCGCGAACACAAAAGCAGATTCCTTGCAAATCTCAGACAGTTCAGGAACACTTATACTCTACAGAGCAGGGTAGGTGACGGCATATCAAGATTGCCCTGCGAAAACTTCGTGTGTAATCTGCTGGCTGTCAAGACCTATATCATTTACATGTATTATTACAACATTGCAGCCATGAAAAAGCGCACCGGGCACACGAACAGTGCATGTCAGAGCCgcatgttaaattatcttttcaAAGCAAATACATATCAAATTCAATATTAAATCATTTGCGTGTCATTTAAACTATATTTACATATtctttttaaaactttaaaaatatttccGCTTTATCATCGGAACAGCGAATTTTAAAGCGGTAATAAATTAAAGTAAATGAATTAACACGGAAATAGGGGGCTATTGGTATACACCTATGcaacaacagcaataacaaCAACTAAAGTgctactcctcctcctcttcctactactactactactactactactactactaataataataataataataataataataataataataataataataataatagaactTCGAAGAACTTCACGTATACAACTCCAATATAACCGCATACCTTTGTTCTTTAAGTCCCGTTTAGTAGAAACTGTGGCAATAATATTTTCTGGGAAAGTTAACTAAAGTTCCACGACAACCGCTAAACCGAAAATGTTCTAAAGAGAACGTATCATGGGAAAAGTGACATAACCCACCACGTCAAAGTTAGATGATAAAATAACCATAATACATCAATGAGATGTTTTTATTCGTATGCCTGGGATATTTTGGGTCACAGAAAAACACAGCTACATACATAGCAAGCATAAAACACAATACGTCTATAACGTAATTTATATAATTTGTATAATGTGCCAtctatttgtttttttgttttttttttaagaaattgGGCCTTGTAGATTATGTTATTAATCCCAGAAGATGGCGCTGAAGTATCATAAACGCTTGGTCTCTTACTATGCATTGCTCTTCAGCGAGTGCTTATTCATTCTAAATATATGCGGTTATAATTATAAACGTCTAATTCAAATTCGGCAGACACcactatttaaaaataaacttaaATTAATGGCTTGTTAACCTGATgtccttttgtttttaaaactgtTCATGTTTTGTATCTCTTAAAACTAGATGGTTTCAGAATGCATTTGGCTTTCCTGGTCCAAgcagaaagtaaaataaaagtatttttaaaaagataATACAAAGTTGCTTGTTTAAATTGTGCTCGCTATCTTGCGGCGTCAGTCACCTTTGTTATTTTTCTTCCTAAACAGTCTACATAGCAGAATCAAGTTCGAATCCCGAGtttcagaacaaaaaaaatcacaaattatttattttacgtATAACCTATTGCGTCTTGCCGATATAAACGGTTGCTATTTGCAAAGCATGCAGGCCTACACCATAGAAGTATGAATGAAAGTTGCTAAATTACCGCTTTATACGAGGCTTTTCATGCCGGTAACTTTGAGTTTTTGAGACTTACGCAAGTTCGGCACGGCTGTTGTTTCAGCAGTTAAGTCTATGTAACCGTTTTTGACCGTGACTTCTCGTCATAAACCTGTCAGACATAACGGGTTTTATTTAGGCCTATATGCTACCATCACATTTAGCGCAGTTCTCACGTGTAGCATGTTTTGTATACATTAGCAGTCGAAATAAGTGCAATATACGTAAGTTTGCAGTCATTTTAGCTAACTGGATGGGTTTTCTCGTGTAAATGCATCAGATGTTTATTTTTTCTGATAAACAGTTACAATAATTATAAATCTATATACTGCCCATACGGTTTTCCCATATTAGTCCAAGACCAATTTGTCCGGTTGAACAACAAAACATGGACTGTTCTGCTGTTAGCGCATAAACTTTTAAACGCGTACTAACCCAGTTTTACTTACAGTTGTCGACGTCCATCTGTCCGACTGAATTTTTATCAAATGGTGTTTACGATTCATACCAAATAAAACGGATGGTCAGGTCACTGACCAGTCATATTTAATACTCATGAGCGTGAaaacgctgaatgccgacaggTAGACGCAGCTAGACGTTGTACATGGCATATGGGCGCGTGACACAAGCCCTGGACTCCATCCCATGGTTTCTGCGGACCTATCTGTGAGGCGTTTCCTCGGAAATGCTCCTATTTGCAAGGAACAATTAACAATGTACCGCTTTCCCACTCCTGGCCAAATGTTACAATATGTTACGCGAACGCTGTTTCCATAATAATATTATATAGAACATCAATAAACGTTATAGCTGGATACATTTTAACCTCGATAGCAAActcaaacaataataaaaagtgATATAAAAAGTTTAACAAATGTCAAGTGTATTTCATAGATTGTTAAAAAAATTGCAAAATAGTAGCCTAACAACTTTTTGTTTATGATAACATAATTTTTTCACATTATTGCGAAATTTTTATTCTGTGGCCTATTCATTTACAAGACTTAATATTCCAAGCGCACTAAAGTTAAACCtaagtcgtttttttttttacatttgcattCTTCCTTTTAGAGGAAcaatttgaataataaataatgtTTCATTGCttacaatttttacatttttataattaATACCGAAAAAGCAAAGGATCTAAGCACAACACTGTAAAATCTAACCGTTACTCGGGCTAACATTTACAACGCAGTTCAAACTGGCTTAGAAAGGACTGAGAACCCCAAAAATTCTTGGTGGAGAAATTGGTATAttctttaaaacacacacacacacacacacacaactgaatgtgatttttttcttattcGCACTTTTCTTTCTTATGTTATTTCTTGTGTTTTATATTCTTGTTACGACCAAAGTAACGCGTACCAGCGTCTTGATGGTTACTATCTCATATAAGTATAAGGTATTTAAACGAGTGTTCTTCGTGCACTGAAGACAGGAGAGCGAACGGGTTTTACGTGTTTGAGTTTCCGTTCTGCCGCCTGTTTAATTGTATATTTTAATCACGAGATGAATAATCAGAAAGAATTTCAGGAGGCAAGTCGTGTATTCGCGCGACACACGAGGAAGACACTCGGCACATTGGGTTAACCTTTAATTCgcgagaagaagaagaagaaaatgatgatgatgatgatgatgagcaaGAAGACAACTTTTTTGTGGTGGGGGGCGTTAGATAACTCATTAGGTAAAAAGGTAAGTGGTAAGTGGtgacatttaattattttaaacgCTTAACCAAGATACATATCCAAGCTGAAGGAGAAAGCGGAAATTCCATACTGCAACATAAGACGTTTATCCTGTTGCGGTGTAACAATCCATTTCAAAGCTTGTTATGATTCCTTCATATCATTATGCAATGACACGATAAAAAACGTCCATTAAAATTGAACGTCAAAGCGCCatgtaataacaataacaattacACTTAAATTGTAGAGTAacgaaataaaaatacattgtaACCTCACCCATAAGAAACATGCAGCCAATATTTGTTTGACTTGTGACCTGTGATTTTGCGAACCATTAAGTAtccaaaatattatatatatggcCTTGGACATATATAATGAATAAATGGCCTAGTTATTGCATAtaattttaataaaacatttttattgattttgttGTCgttgaggatgatgatgatgacgttGTTGCCGTTATTAATTGTTTAATGCTGCTCTTCATTTGTAGTTAATAAAATATAGGAATAGGTCTATAATTCGAAGCTGAGGCTGCATTTATCATTTTCGTGTTTTCGTACTATGTTGAAAAGCATTTACATCATCTTACAGTTTGCCGGAGATAGAGGAAGTGAGTTCTGCACGTGACTGCCACAAATAGGAGTTCTTATAACGGGCTTGACATCACATACTGCCGACACGTTCTAACTGCGTACTCCTGAAAAGTTACACATAACttacgcatttttataccgcCGAGACAAAACAGTATATAGACCTATATAtgatcacagattttttttaaaaaatctcagATATGGAAATAAACACACCGCCTTGTACGTTTAATTGTATTCCATATTATAAGACCCATAAAAATTATCATACATATCACAAACTTGCAGTAGCTTAACTTTGTAACCATTAAGTTAAGTTTCCTAAAGAAAACCATTTGACTTTTGCCCACATTTGTAGTAAATCACTGGTTAAATGTTCAGGCCCAAACTTTagttattgttttatgttaGGGTTAGTCTCCATGTTCGCTTAATGAACTAAAAAAGCAAGGATTTCTTTCAATGGCGATACTGCGTCTTTCATTCGTATGTCGCTTGCGTTTTATTAATGGCAACACAGAAAGGGGATGTCTATTCTTATATTACTGGATGAATTCAGTTGCTAAGCAACCAGTGTATGGTAAATCATCCGCGAAATTCAAATCTTTGAGGGAAGAATTGTGCGATTTACTGAAGAGTCACACGAGAAAGTTGTGGAAAGTGTATCAATGATACGAGaaaaatgtttcaaaacaaTTACTTGTTCACCGACTAAAGGTACAgatgcatatatacacacacagacacacacacacgcacgcacgcacgcacgcacacatatgcatacataCACATGCAAAATCAAAATCATGCTTTACACTACTTGTATACACGGATATATAAAACCATATTTTACACTAAGACCGCCGATTTAGAATATTAAAaggatcatcatcattattttgTATAGGCCTAATTACAGTATTTTCAGCTTAAGAAGTAAATATCTAAATAATTTATATCGAgcctgtgttttttcctcacttgtCGCTTATTTAACCCCACTGCCCGGGGTACAGCTTAGAGGTTTCATTCAAACCTTCGAGTGACGTCACATTTATCGCTGCATCCTCGcctaaagatataattacaaacattaaatgctgTGTCTCATCTCTGCCAAGGTCGGATATGCCATAAAATAGCCAGACAGTCAGTATTATTGCATGGATCTTCGACTGGACTGTCTCACACCGTACATATATTTACAAAGAGAATACTGTAACAACAGCAGGGCGTAGAATCACCACAGACCTTATCCCGCTTCATAAATACACTATACTTTAGAATTTTAAAATAGAAAACATAAAACAACtgttttgaaataaaaaaaaaaagaaatgaccATAGTTAAGATGTCCGGCAACCGGTTTATGCAGAAACAAGGCAAGGCGATAACGTTAAGTAACTGTTCGAGGGTATTTCATGGTTTCAATCTGTTTTtaacaggggaaaaaaagaaaagcgtGCCTACAGTAACTTTAATATCTGTCGATTACACAAAACCTCAGTAACATTCTACTGTTGCACAAAACAAGAGGACCGCCCGTGTTCGCACTCATGTTTTTGCACAATACCTTTACGTAGATGCTGCAGTAATATACAAGCAACCGGCAAATTAAACACGTGACATTTTGTTGTTTCTTCAAAAACAACGTTAAGTGTAGCCGATTATATTTTTCCACGATTAATATTATAGTCGTGCCGGCTTCAGTGTGTTATTTCATTACTTAGTGCTACCTTACGTTAAATGTACTGATTGTCAAGGACATTAATGTACCGACAAACACAAATGTGCCATTagacaaaacaattaaaacggTTGTAAAGAAACTAAAAGCTGCGATATGTAtttacataattaaaaataattaaccGCTCGTGGACCAATAATAGACCTCGAGGAAAAGACACGTCAATATAGGCCAAGAATCAGCATTGCAAATACCCATTTGTGGTTTTCAGATAAAAATCACTAGGCCCCACCACTACTGCCTTAGATTACTAAAGGTGACAATTTGAGTTGCTATATATCACTTGGGTTATAGACACTTAACACATAAATTGAATTCGACACGGAATTTTTACTTGcagtgaaaataattatttttactcATCAAGCGTAGAGTCAGCGAAATTACTAATGATCTGGCGCTTGCTCTTTGCAGTTTCTGTACTTCTtttgtgaagaaaaaaaagcctttccgaaaaaaataaaaactgtaatGAATCTCGTATCGCACAAAATGGAACCGCTTAACACGATCAACAAGCTCTCATTCTCGGTATCACTGGAAATAAAGTATCTATAACAAAACACGCAAATCAATATTCCAAATACAAATCAGTGTCATCACATGCAACACAAGAAGTCATGGCATTTCTTTCTAACAAATTTATTGTTCTCAATGAGCTTTTACGGAAACATAACCGAAATTAAATTACAATCAAATAATCACATCAAAATATACCCTTATTAACTAACAACTGTCCATGAAAATTTATGCtgatttgtgctcctttcaaatgataataaaaataagaCAACACTGACAACAAGGGGGGAAACCAACCTACATCTGTACTGGGAAAAATAAATTATCGTTTGCAAGAGTCCATAGTTAttccaaataaaataataaaacaatcaTTTGAacgaaaaaaaataaagtaaatcaTTCCGATCAGTATCTGATCCAATGAATATATATTGCCAGCTTTGCAgagtctttattattattattattattattattacaaaccTACCAAACGACGCTGCTATGAAATGGCAGCGCGGTAAGTTTCATCCAGGGAAACCATTCAGTCACACTTGGCAACAGATTTTCGGACAGAAGAATGTGACATAAGTGCAGCTGAAGACAAgtctttttaaataattatgtaCCATTTTATTCATAAACAAAATGTTTACGTGAGTCGGTCCAAAATGTAAATTTCAAAGAATTAGATCTTAAAGATCAGAGGGGCGAACAGTATTTCTGTCATTTTTTCCTATTTATAAGATGGTGACGGGAAAAGGGCTTATCCTCCAATCCGTTTTAGCTCTATTATTAAACAATCCTCTCCTTTATGCAACATACGGTCGAAGGTCCGTGGATCCCGCCGTCATGGTGCCTTGTCATTCTCTTCCTTCGTTAGCTTTCAAaaatgagtgttttttttttaccgaatGCTCACTCGGTTCTGCTGTCATTTCAGTTCAGACAGGAAAGAAAATAGATGGGAaggtttttttatttcttatatTTTGGTTTTGTTTCCACGTTGATGTTCTCAGTGCGCCAAAATTACCTGATGGAACGAACTTGTAGTTGTCACCCTCTGGTCGCTTGTTTCACTCGGCCCAGTTAAACTTGCATCTTTTAAGTAATCTACTAAAAAATGTCCCTGAAAAAAAGAGCAAACAGAACCTTTTAGGTTAAGACATTTGAAGGTCTGGTGCAGGTTTATCGCTGCGTTTTGGAGTAAGGTTTGGGGGGAGGGTACCATTTTTTcggttaaaaatataaaacatatcTGCAGTCGTATTCAATTTCCCTCACAATCACAGTATCAAAATGTCGCTATCCTGTCGATAGTCTGTATCAGGTTAATCATATACAAAACATTTAGGCGTGTGCTGTTCTATGTCTCACTGAACATTCGTTTGCAGTCCATGGATGGGGGCGGTGTATCTGCACTCACATTGCCGACCTGAGAGTACACATCCTCCGGCGTCTGTGGCACTCCCGGGGGCGtcattcttttttctttctgtcTCCGATTGCAAAACCAGACTCTTACTACTTCTTTCTCTAGCTGCAAGCTGTCCGCTAGAGATGTAATCTCTTGTGCCGATGGCTTAGGACATTTCAAGAAGTGACTCTCCAAAGCGCCTTTTACGCTTACTTCTATAGAGGTACGCTTCTTCCGTTTCCTTCCCTGCGCTGCGATCTTGTCGATGCTGGTGGGGCTCCCGGTGGACGAGTCTGCTTCTTCCAGCCATTTGTTTAACAACGGTTTCAACTTGCACATGTTTTTGAAGCTTAGCTGGAGAGCCTCGAACCGACATATTGTGGTCTGCGAAAAGACATTCCCGTAGAGGGTGCCCAAAGCTAAGCCGACGTCAGCTTGTGTGAAGCCCAGTTTGATCCGGCGTTGCTTGAACTGCTTGGCGAACTGCTCCAGGTCGTCCGATGTCGGCGTGTCCTCGTCTGAGTGCGGGTCGTGGCTGTTCGCTCCGCCGTGGTGCTGCTGTTGGTGGTGCTGATgctggtggtgatggtggtggtggtgatttCCGTGATCGAGCTCAGGGGTGTCTCCGCGTACCAAACCAGGGTGCACCAAACTCTGGCTACCGGGCGGGTTCAACATCCCGTTCACCGTAAATCCTCCTGGCTGGGAGTAAATTAGCGACTGTTGCTGTTGTCCAGCGGTTATCGAAGGTATGTGAGCCGCGGTGGTTCCACCCCAAGCCCCCGGGTGAGACTGGTGAGGACCCAGATGTGGGGGCCGGTGATGCAACGTAGTACCAGTATGTAGATCGTCTCTACCTGAATTGTTTTTGACGTCTTGCTGCTGGGGGCTGCCTGTCATCCCAACGGGGCTGGACGACCAAGGCGATCCCGCTTCTGCCGCTGCCACTGCGGCTGCAGCCGCAGCGGCCGCGGCGTGAGGCAGGGAGGTAACCCACTGGTGAGCATGGCTCAACATATGACCCCCGTTGCTCGTCGCCATGGCTCCCTGCATGAAGTCGCTCTGTACCATCTTTACTGTGGGATCTCCTCTGTAGCCGCCAGACACCGATGTAACCGCAGCACTGCCAGGCTGCATGCCACCGGCTCCAGAGTCTGAATGCACGATGGAGCCGGCTGACAGGATGCTATTGCCGGGGAGATAGGGATTGGAAGCCGCAGTGGCCATCCCTTTAACCCGTATGACTGAGTCTGTCGAATATGGCTCCTTCTTTTTAtctaacctttttttttttttttttttttttaatcacgcAAATTCAATTCCATGAATTATTCAAGGTTTAAAAGTCTAGGTAGTCTTGCCGTACACCATTGACTCAATGAAAAGACAAAAAGAAGAGAAGCAAAGTTCGTGTTAATCCGCAGGATCCGTTATTCATACATTGACAATATCTATGTATTtataacacacaaaaaaataaatatgtggcATAACAAACTGTAAAAAGGGAAATCCAGTCGGCACACAAAAGCCCTTCAAAACTCTGCAAAGTCCTTCGGGAAAGTTTTTGTTGTCGTAATTGAAAAGTAAaaaagttattttaaaaaagtttgTCCATTCAAACTTAGAGTACTGCAGGAGACTTCTCCAGTTTCCTTAGAAAAACCAGACGTTTTTAAAATTCCCTCTTCTTAAGTAGGAAACCATCAGAGACTGATCCTTGCGTTTATTTCTGACGGAGACGTCGAGATCCCCCCGTGATTCTTTTTCATTTAGTTGTATTCTTTATGCACGTTTACACGCAAAAAAACATCTTGTTTATATTTCGACATGCAAAAGCACTAACTGGAACTCGAAGTGCAATCCGGCAATAC
Coding sequences within:
- the LOC125710243 gene encoding POU domain, class 3, transcription factor 3-B-like — encoded protein: MATAASNPYLPGNSILSAGSIVHSDSGAGGMQPGSAAVTSVSGGYRGDPTVKMVQSDFMQGAMATSNGGHMLSHAHQWVTSLPHAAAAAAAAAVAAAEAGSPWSSSPVGMTGSPQQQDVKNNSGRDDLHTGTTLHHRPPHLGPHQSHPGAWGGTTAAHIPSITAGQQQQSLIYSQPGGFTVNGMLNPPGSQSLVHPGLVRGDTPELDHGNHHHHHHHQHQHHQQQHHGGANSHDPHSDEDTPTSDDLEQFAKQFKQRRIKLGFTQADVGLALGTLYGNVFSQTTICRFEALQLSFKNMCKLKPLLNKWLEEADSSTGSPTSIDKIAAQGRKRKKRTSIEVSVKGALESHFLKCPKPSAQEITSLADSLQLEKEVVRVWFCNRRQKEKRMTPPGVPQTPEDVYSQVGNGHFLVDYLKDASLTGPSETSDQRVTTTSSFHQVILAH